From the Triticum urartu cultivar G1812 unplaced genomic scaffold, Tu2.1 TuUngrouped_contig_5621, whole genome shotgun sequence genome, the window TGGCAGCGCACGCGGGCGGCCCCGCCTCCCCCGCCCCCCCGCCACGACCTTCTCGGCGTGGTACGAGCCCTTCCCCCCGGCCTCCGATGGCGACCCCAACGAGCGCTACTCGCTCGACGAGGTCGTCTACCGCTCCACCTCCGGCGGCCTCCCCGACGTCCGCCACGACATGGACGCGCTCGCGCGCTTCCCGGGCTCCTACTGGCGCGACCTCTTCGACTCCCGCGTCGGCCGCACCACCTGGCCCTACGGCTCCGGCGTCTGGTCCAAGAAGGAGTTCGTGCTCCCGGAGATCGACTCCGACCACATCGTCTCTCTCTTCGAGGGCAACAGCAACCTTTTCTGGGCCGAGCGCCTCGGCCGCGAGCACCTCGGCGGGATGCGCGCTTCCCGGGCTCCTACTGGCGCGACCTCTTCGACTCCCGCGTCGGCCGCACCACCTGGCCCTACGGCTCCGGCGTCTGGTCCAAGAAGGAGTTCGTGCTCCCGGAGATCGACTCCGACCACATCGTCTCTCTCTTCGAGGGCAACAGCAACCTTTTCTGGGCCGAGCGCCTCGGCCGCGAGCACCTCGGCGGGATGAACGATCTCTGGGTCAAGCAGTGCGGCATCTCGCACACTGGCTCATTCAAGGACCTCGGCATGACGGCGCTCGTCAGCCAGGTCAACCGCCTCCGCCGGGCTCCGCTCTCGCGCCCCATCAACGGCGTCGGGTGCGCGTCCACTGGCGACACCTCCGCCGCGCTCTCGGCCTACTGTGCCGCTGCGGGCATCCCCGCCATCGTGTTCCTCCCCGCCGACCGCATCTCGCTGCAGCAGCTCATCCAGCCCATCGCCAACGGCGCCACGGTGCTCTCGCTTGACACGGATTTCGACGGATGCATGCGGCTTATCAGGGAGGTGACAGCTGAGCTGCCCATATACCTCGCAAACTCACTCAACTCGCTTCGGCTGGAGGGGCAGAAGACTGCAGCCATCGAGATATTGCAACAGTTCAATTGGCAGGTGCCGGACTGGGTCATCATCCCAGGAGGCAATCTGGGGAACATTTATGCTTTCTACAAGGGATTTGAGATGTGCCGTGTTCTTGGGCTAGTTGATCGCGTTCCACGTCTTGTATG encodes:
- the LOC125529466 gene encoding threonine synthase 1, chloroplastic-like, whose translation is PRLPRPPATTFSAWYEPFPPASDGDPNERYSLDEVVYRSTSGGLPDVRHDMDALARFPGSYWRDLFDSRVGRTTWPYGSGVWSKKEFVLPEIDSDHIVSLFEGNSNLFWAERLGREHLGGMNDLWVKQCGISHTGSFKDLGMTALVSQVNRLRRAPLSRPINGVGCASTGDTSAALSAYCAAAGIPAIVFLPADRISLQQLIQPIANGATVLSLDTDFDGCMRLIREVTAELPIYLANSLNSLRLEGQKTAAIEILQQFNWQVPDWVIIPGGNLGNIYAFYKGFEMCRVLGLVDRVPRLVCAQAANANPLYRYYKSGWTDFQSLVAGTTFASAIQIGDPVSIDRAVVALKATDGIVEEATEEELMDATALADLTGMFACPHTGVALAALFKLRDQGIIGTNDRTVVVSTAHGLKFTQSKIDYHDKNIKDMLCQYANPPISVKPDFGSVMDVLQKKLNGKI